Proteins from a single region of Pseudomonas ekonensis:
- the mtr gene encoding tryptophan permease translates to MRATSLASSASPAALERSPSVLGGAMIIGGTIVGAGMFSLPVVMSGLWFHGSVAVLLFAWFCTLHSGLMILEANLNYHEGASFSTITRDLLGRTWNRLNGLSIVFVLYTLTYAYISASGSVIHHTAQAMGVELSARAAGLAFTVLVAFTVWLSTSAVSRMTTLVFGAKILAFFLTFGGLLGHVQPAMLLNSGAGDHRYWPYFLVTLPFCLTSFGFHGNVPSLMKHYGKDPRRIRACLVGGTLIALGLYLVWMLCSMGNIPREAFKDIARQGGNIDVLISALGSRLDSANVDLLLTFFSNFAVACSFLGVTLGLFDYLADVLKFDDRPAGRLKTAAVTFLPPMLCGFLWPEGFLHAIGFAGLAATVWAVITPALLARASRIRFKSPRYRVWGGTPMIALVLLFGVACAVSHLLYTLDLLPVWR, encoded by the coding sequence ATGCGTGCCACATCACTTGCTTCATCCGCTTCACCCGCCGCACTCGAACGTTCGCCCTCGGTGCTCGGCGGCGCCATGATCATCGGCGGCACCATCGTCGGCGCCGGCATGTTCTCCTTGCCGGTGGTCATGTCCGGGCTGTGGTTCCACGGTTCGGTCGCGGTGCTGCTGTTCGCCTGGTTCTGCACCCTGCACTCGGGCCTGATGATCCTCGAGGCCAACCTCAACTACCACGAGGGCGCCAGCTTCTCGACCATCACCCGTGACCTGCTCGGCCGCACCTGGAACCGGTTGAACGGCCTGAGCATCGTGTTCGTGCTCTACACCCTGACCTACGCCTACATTTCGGCCAGCGGTTCGGTGATCCACCACACCGCGCAGGCGATGGGCGTCGAGTTGTCCGCACGGGCCGCCGGGCTGGCGTTCACCGTGCTGGTGGCGTTCACCGTCTGGCTCAGCACCTCGGCGGTGAGCCGCATGACCACCCTGGTGTTCGGCGCCAAGATCCTTGCGTTCTTCCTGACCTTCGGCGGCCTGCTTGGCCATGTGCAGCCCGCCATGCTGCTCAACTCGGGCGCCGGCGACCACCGCTACTGGCCGTACTTTTTGGTGACGCTGCCCTTCTGCCTGACCTCGTTCGGCTTCCACGGCAATGTGCCCAGCCTGATGAAGCACTACGGCAAGGACCCGCGGCGCATCCGCGCCTGCCTGGTGGGCGGCACCCTGATCGCGCTGGGCCTGTACCTGGTGTGGATGCTGTGCAGCATGGGCAACATCCCCCGCGAAGCGTTCAAGGACATCGCCCGGCAAGGCGGCAACATCGACGTGCTGATCAGTGCGCTGGGCTCGCGGCTCGACAGCGCGAACGTCGACCTGCTGCTGACGTTCTTCTCCAACTTCGCCGTGGCCTGTTCGTTCCTCGGCGTGACCCTGGGCCTGTTCGACTACCTGGCCGACGTGCTGAAGTTCGACGACCGCCCCGCCGGCCGCCTGAAGACCGCCGCCGTCACCTTCCTGCCGCCGATGCTGTGCGGGTTCCTGTGGCCGGAGGGTTTCCTCCACGCCATCGGTTTCGCCGGCCTCGCCGCCACCGTCTGGGCGGTCATCACCCCGGCGCTGCTGGCGCGTGCTTCGCGCATCCGCTTCAAAAGCCCGCGCTACCGGGTGTGGGGCGGCACGCCGATGATCGCGCTGGTGCTGCTGTTCGGCGTGGCGTGCGCGGTGTCGCACCTGCTGTACACCCTGGATCTGTTGCCGGTGTGGCGCTGA
- a CDS encoding glutamate/aspartate ABC transporter substrate-binding protein: protein MRIVPHILGAAIAAALISTPVFAAELTGTLKKIKESNTVTLGHRDASIPFSYIADASGKPVGYSHDIQLAIVEALKKDLDAPNLQVKYNLVTSQTRIPLVQNGTVDVECGSTTNNVERQQQVDFSVGIFEIGTRLLSKAGSQYKDFPDLAGKNVVTTAGTTSERILKAMNADKQMKMNVISAKDHGESFQMLESGRAVAFMMDDALLAGEAAKAKKASDWAVTGTPQSYEIYGCMVRKDDAPFKKAVDDAIVALYKSGEINKIYDKWFQSPIPPKGLNLNFPMSDELKALIANPTDKAADDKKS from the coding sequence ATGCGCATCGTTCCCCATATCCTGGGCGCAGCCATTGCTGCCGCTCTGATCAGCACACCAGTTTTCGCCGCCGAACTCACCGGCACCCTGAAGAAGATCAAAGAGTCGAACACCGTCACCCTGGGTCACCGCGACGCCTCCATTCCGTTTTCCTACATCGCCGACGCCTCCGGCAAACCGGTCGGCTACTCCCATGACATCCAGCTGGCCATCGTCGAAGCCCTGAAGAAGGACCTGGACGCGCCGAACCTGCAGGTCAAGTACAACCTGGTGACCTCGCAGACCCGCATCCCGCTGGTGCAGAACGGCACCGTCGACGTGGAGTGCGGCTCCACCACCAACAACGTCGAGCGCCAGCAGCAGGTCGACTTCTCCGTCGGCATCTTCGAGATCGGCACCCGTCTGCTGTCCAAGGCCGGCTCCCAGTACAAGGACTTCCCGGACCTGGCCGGCAAGAACGTCGTGACCACCGCCGGCACCACGTCCGAGCGCATCCTCAAGGCGATGAACGCCGACAAGCAGATGAAGATGAACGTCATCTCGGCCAAGGACCACGGCGAATCCTTCCAGATGCTGGAATCGGGCCGTGCCGTCGCGTTCATGATGGACGACGCCCTGCTGGCCGGCGAAGCCGCCAAGGCCAAGAAAGCCTCCGACTGGGCCGTGACCGGCACCCCGCAGTCCTACGAGATCTACGGCTGCATGGTCCGCAAGGACGACGCGCCGTTCAAGAAAGCCGTGGATGACGCCATCGTCGCCCTGTACAAGTCCGGCGAGATCAACAAGATCTACGACAAATGGTTCCAGTCGCCGATCCCGCCGAAGGGCCTGAACCTGAACTTCCCGATGAGCGACGAACTCAAGGCCCTGATCGCCAACCCGACCGACAAAGCGGCTGACGACAAGAAGTCCTGA
- a CDS encoding amino acid ABC transporter permease, translating to MEFDFSGIVPAIPGLWNGMLMTLKLMALGVVGGIALGTVLALMRLSHNKVLSNVAGAYVNYFRSIPLLLVITWFYLAVPFVLRWITGEDTPIGAFTSCIVAFMMFEAAYFCEIVRAGVQSIPKGQMGAAQALGMTYGQMMRLIILPQAFRKMTPLLLQQSIILFQDTSLVYTVGLVDFLNASRAGGDIIGRSNEFLIFAGLVYFIISFAASRLVKRLQKRFAV from the coding sequence ATGGAATTCGATTTCAGTGGCATCGTCCCGGCCATTCCCGGCCTGTGGAACGGCATGCTGATGACCCTCAAGCTGATGGCCCTGGGCGTCGTCGGCGGCATCGCGCTGGGCACCGTGCTGGCGTTGATGCGCCTGTCCCACAACAAGGTGCTGTCGAACGTCGCCGGCGCCTACGTCAACTACTTCCGCTCGATCCCGCTGCTGCTGGTGATCACCTGGTTCTACCTGGCGGTGCCGTTCGTGCTGCGCTGGATCACCGGCGAAGACACCCCCATCGGCGCGTTCACCTCCTGCATCGTGGCGTTCATGATGTTCGAGGCGGCGTACTTCTGCGAAATCGTGCGGGCCGGCGTGCAGTCGATCCCCAAGGGGCAGATGGGCGCCGCCCAGGCGCTGGGCATGACCTACGGCCAGATGATGCGCCTGATCATCCTGCCCCAGGCGTTCCGCAAGATGACCCCGCTGCTGCTGCAGCAGAGCATCATCCTGTTCCAGGACACCTCGCTGGTCTACACCGTGGGCCTGGTGGACTTCCTCAACGCCTCGCGCGCCGGCGGCGACATCATCGGCCGCTCCAATGAGTTCCTGATCTTCGCGGGTCTCGTCTACTTCATCATCAGCTTCGCCGCCTCGCGGCTGGTCAAGCGTCTGCAAAAAAGGTTCGCCGTATGA
- a CDS encoding amino acid ABC transporter permease, giving the protein MNYNWDWGVFFKSTGVGSETYLDWFISGLGWTIAIAIVAWIIALMLGSLLGIMRTVPNRLVAGIATCYVELFRNVPLLVQLFIWYFLVPDLLPPDLQEWYKQDLNPTTSAYLSVVVCLGLFTAARVCEQVRTGIQALPRGQESAARAMGFKLPQIYWNVLLPQAYRIIIPPLTSEFLNVFKNSSVASLIGLMELLAQTKQTAEFSANLFEAFTLATLIYFTLNMSLMLLMRLVEKKVAVPGLISVGGK; this is encoded by the coding sequence ATGAATTACAACTGGGACTGGGGCGTGTTCTTCAAGTCCACCGGCGTGGGCAGCGAGACCTATCTCGACTGGTTCATCTCCGGCCTGGGCTGGACCATCGCCATCGCCATCGTCGCGTGGATCATCGCCCTGATGCTCGGCTCGCTGCTGGGCATCATGCGCACCGTGCCGAACCGCCTGGTGGCGGGCATCGCCACCTGCTACGTCGAACTGTTCCGCAACGTGCCGCTGCTGGTTCAGCTGTTCATCTGGTACTTCCTGGTGCCCGACCTGCTGCCGCCGGACCTGCAGGAGTGGTACAAGCAGGACCTGAACCCGACCACCTCGGCCTACCTGAGCGTCGTCGTGTGCCTGGGCCTGTTCACCGCCGCCCGGGTGTGCGAACAAGTGCGCACCGGCATCCAGGCGTTGCCGCGCGGCCAGGAGTCCGCCGCCCGCGCCATGGGCTTCAAGCTGCCGCAGATCTACTGGAACGTGCTGCTGCCCCAGGCCTACCGGATCATCATTCCGCCGCTCACCTCCGAATTCCTGAACGTGTTCAAGAACTCTTCCGTGGCGTCGCTGATCGGCCTGATGGAGCTGCTGGCCCAGACCAAGCAGACCGCCGAGTTCTCGGCCAACCTGTTCGAGGCCTTCACCCTGGCCACCCTGATCTACTTCACCCTCAACATGAGCCTGATGCTGCTGATGCGACTGGTCGAGAAGAAAGTCGCCGTGCCGGGCCTGATCTCCGTAGGGGGTAAATGA